The DNA segment tgcagaaggctcctgcccagctgctcccggcgcctccagggcccgggctatgctgcgtgtgctcagagctgtgccagcctcccggctgactctgccctttgcgggacagtggcacggcaggacacgcgccacctccttcaGCCAAGCAGGCCACACCGACCACGTCGTCACGGGCTGCCTCCTGCGGCCAGCTCTTGAGGGCAGATGGGCCTCCCGcgcagctgcgtgagggccacgctgggctgcgcggtgccatctgccaaagcctgccttcttgaggccagacaccaacctggagagacctgctgccagaagaagagctgccccgacatgATGTCACGGTCCTCCTGGAAGGGcatgttcccgcagaccatgacgtacagcagcacacccagggaccagatggttgccgaatggccgtggtagcagccaaggcagatccactcgggtgggctgtacatgtgtgttcctaggggagacAGGTGGCGCTGTCCAGGTGCAGGCTGCtggcttccagagcctggtgccagcctcctggcggaagcaggggctgcaccggtggccacaacttccccccgaggCCACCGGGCgttccccagccaattggccaaagccaagaAACTGTTCTGCAAGGcaaacaaggccagcggagcagcccaagcccttgcgggcctgccaagccgagcggccggggcctggctttgtgggcagggctggcagctggctcctggggcacagcatctgccccgtgccaaagggcaggcggcagccggctgaatgccgcagcccacagcccaggagggaatggggccgtgcagtgcctggcactgggagcagggcctggcctgtgggctcaccggcaaatcgcgtgaaggcctgctcctggaggaaggtgccgcaaccgaagtcgatgagcttcaggtcgccgctctccgggtccacgaggagattctctggcttgatgtcccggtgcaggacgccgcaggcggtgcagtgccgcacggcctccagcacctggcagaaaagccagcgcgccatctcctcgcacaggaacccctgctccagcaggaaggccaggagatcctgcgatggctccggacgctccatcaccagcaggaagctgtcaggcagctcaaaccagtcgaggagctggatgatgttgtggcagccagagcccaccttctccatgagcacgatctccatgggaacacgggtgccgtcgggctgtgaggaggagacagtgcctccagcaggcctgatactGCCCTGTGGCTCCGCTGcctcgtgcctgggatgccccagtgcccccttgggcagcctccctggtgcttgggcttcctcccgcccaggggatgcttcgggggtgcccccctgcccggccccatcaccagtgtttggcatccccgggcccgcgatgctccggctcgcacgctgagcccacgcccgctccccccgccctgcgccgcctcccgccctggggccccggccttatccctgcccgccacgccccgctctgtcgcggtggccccgctcactcaccagctcgtaccaccgcaggacgctctcccgggccacgcgtttgatggccacctgcaagcccacgagagacggggctgagctcaagccctgccccgccccgcccctggccctcctcccgcgccccgccgtctcGGCCACTTTACCGGACTCCCGTctgagaggcggatgcccgagaaaacggtgccgaagccaccgctgcccagctgagggcccagctggtacagctcctgcagcttcttcttttgccctgcgaccgagaccgagccatcagccttgcgcccagggcccccccggccaagtgcccgcgagtaaagcgagccgagccaccgcgggccacgttgctctgacctgcttcctgctgcgcgccgggcagcggccaccgccttgcagccgtcggg comes from the Aphelocoma coerulescens isolate FSJ_1873_10779 unplaced genomic scaffold, UR_Acoe_1.0 HiC_scaffold_71, whole genome shotgun sequence genome and includes:
- the LOC138102354 gene encoding serine/threonine-protein kinase pim-1-like, with translation MGPPLAEGSNISEERAIGLQTLSETCQPAEGAEPVDRSPSSLGLTDFNNTGATLTTDVARESPEVQELYQLGPQLGSGGFGTVFSGIRLSDGSPVAIKRVARESVLRWPAGGTVSSSQPDGTRVPMEIVLMEKVGSGCHNIIQLLDWFELPDSFLLVMERPEPSQDLLAFLLEQGFLCEEMARWLFCQVLEAVRHCTACGVLHRDIKPENLLVDPESGDLKLIDFGCGTFLQEQAFTRFAGTHMYSPPEWICLGCYHGHSATIWSLGVLLYVMVCGNMPFQEDRDIMSGQLFFWQQVSPECQHLIRWCLSKHPADRPALEEILRHPWVRGRRL